Proteins found in one Methylosinus sp. PW1 genomic segment:
- a CDS encoding DUF167 family protein, with amino-acid sequence MTQAAAWSAEGDGVVLWVRLTPKGGRDAVEGVERLADGRAVLKARVRAAPEDGRANDALVELVAETIGAPRRTVSIASGHTARLKKLFIAGDPARLLAALEKTGATRNG; translated from the coding sequence ATGACACAGGCCGCGGCCTGGAGCGCGGAGGGCGACGGAGTCGTTCTCTGGGTTCGGCTGACGCCCAAGGGCGGTCGCGACGCCGTGGAAGGCGTCGAGCGTCTCGCCGACGGCCGGGCGGTGCTCAAGGCCAGGGTGCGGGCGGCGCCCGAGGATGGGCGCGCCAATGACGCGCTGGTCGAACTTGTCGCCGAGACGATCGGCGCGCCGCGCAGAACCGTGTCGATCGCCTCCGGCCACACGGCGCGGCTGAAAAAGCTCTTCATCGCGGGCGATCCCGCACGGCTCCTCGCAGCGCTGGAGAAGACCGGCGCGACAAGAAATGGTTGA
- a CDS encoding polyphosphate kinase 2 family protein: MDWREKYGVEPGGKLRLSDYDPSDTGKQKSHEEALPKIKDHVERMAKLQYLLYADGSQALLIVLQGLDAAGKDGTIRHLFSGMNPQGVSVACFKQPTPIEHEHDFLWRIHAHAPSKGGVVIFNRSHYEDVLVVRVHKLVPRDVWSKRYDEINEFEHLLTRDGNVKILKFYLHISPEEQLARFKQRLDDPARNWKISESDYTEREYWPQYVEAYEEALSRTSTKHAPWFVVPSNHKWFRDLVISRIVVDTLDEMGLKLPPTRVDLAQITKKYHAAVADVKNGTFGKGK; this comes from the coding sequence ATGGATTGGCGTGAGAAATACGGGGTCGAGCCGGGCGGAAAGCTCCGCCTCTCCGATTACGACCCCTCGGACACGGGCAAGCAAAAGTCGCATGAGGAGGCGCTGCCCAAGATCAAGGACCATGTCGAGCGCATGGCCAAGCTGCAATATCTGCTCTACGCCGACGGCTCGCAGGCGCTGCTCATCGTGCTGCAGGGTCTGGACGCCGCCGGCAAGGACGGCACCATCCGCCATTTGTTCTCCGGCATGAATCCGCAGGGTGTCTCCGTCGCCTGCTTCAAGCAGCCGACGCCGATCGAGCACGAGCATGATTTTCTCTGGCGCATCCACGCCCATGCGCCGTCCAAGGGCGGCGTCGTCATCTTCAACCGCTCGCATTACGAGGATGTTCTCGTCGTGCGCGTGCACAAGCTCGTTCCGCGGGACGTCTGGTCGAAACGCTATGACGAGATCAACGAGTTCGAGCATCTGCTGACGCGCGACGGCAATGTGAAGATTTTGAAGTTCTATCTGCACATCAGCCCGGAAGAGCAGCTCGCGCGCTTCAAGCAGAGGCTCGACGATCCCGCGCGCAATTGGAAGATCAGCGAGAGCGACTACACGGAGCGCGAATATTGGCCGCAATATGTGGAGGCCTATGAGGAGGCGCTGTCGCGCACCAGCACGAAGCACGCGCCCTGGTTCGTGGTTCCGTCGAATCACAAATGGTTTCGCGATCTCGTCATCTCGCGCATCGTCGTCGACACGCTGGACGAGATGGGGCTGAAGCTGCCGCCGACGCGCGTCGATCTGGCGCAGATCACGAAGAAATATCACGCGGCCGTGGCCGATGTGAAAAACGGAACCTTCGGGAAGGGGAAGTAG
- a CDS encoding plasma-membrane proton-efflux P-type ATPase codes for MERLGAIHHEGETISERARLYVSRALVVAGAPSRGNPNKRHAMSLTTRTRPTHAADVPLAAADYGKMPLDEVLTRLGVDPKRGLSPEEARRRLKAYGPNALPEKRIPLWRKVLGYFAGPMAYMIEAAAIVSALIGHWNDFAIILALLLFNAGLEFWQDRKASNALAALKKGLAPEATVLRDGDWSAEPAAELAPGDIVKIRLGVVVPTDLRLVAGDYASIDQAALTGESLPVGKKVGDVAYSGSIVKQGEMIGVVTATGGNTFFGRTASLVAGAGAVSHAQKAMFEIGDFLIVVAVALAVVLVAVKVFRDLVVADDWSTADALSILQFVLVLMVASIPVAMPAVFSVTMALGALALSKEKAIVSKLSAIEEMAGVDILCSDKTGTLTKNQLTSSEPILFDSKDAQDCILAAALASKLEDRDAIDTACIDALKDKDALKAYSMTKFTPFDPVSKRTQAMVTDRRGKSIIVSKGAPQAIVDLVHPDASVAQRVKSIVAELAEKGSRSLAVARSEDDGASFRLLGVLPMFDPPRADSKATIAAARAKGVVVKMVTGDDTAIAIETARQLGLGDHIVAAADIFPKDLDPNHLSVDVVDAIERADGFARVFPEHKYAIVKALQQRGHLVAMTGDGVNDAPALKQADCGIAVSGATDAARGAAALILTAPGLSVISSAIDEARRIFGRIESYTTYRVALTIDIMFVVVLSSVFLGFTPLTAAMIVVMSLLDDAPIMTIAYDNTPVEPRPIRWRMPRLLAIATMLGLVCVIESFGLLLIGVRALAHEPLKEAMQLFTPQQLQTMMFLQLVVGGHLLLLVARTRRWFFMPPFPAWKLLFAIVATQILAAAMCYFGWLVPPISLRLIGIVWAYCIAFMFVLGLVRKIVARVVDHRMKRQEKSVATVERPLAGGLVLAAQKSN; via the coding sequence ATGGAGCGCCTCGGCGCGATTCACCATGAAGGGGAGACTATTTCCGAGCGCGCGCGGCTCTATGTCAGCAGAGCGCTCGTCGTCGCGGGCGCGCCCTCGAGAGGCAATCCCAACAAGAGACACGCCATGTCGCTGACGACCAGGACGCGCCCGACGCATGCCGCAGATGTTCCGTTGGCGGCTGCGGATTACGGGAAAATGCCGCTGGATGAGGTTCTCACGCGGCTCGGCGTCGATCCGAAGCGCGGGCTTTCGCCGGAGGAGGCGCGTCGAAGGCTGAAAGCCTATGGCCCCAATGCGCTCCCCGAGAAGCGCATTCCCTTGTGGCGCAAGGTCCTCGGCTATTTCGCCGGACCCATGGCCTATATGATCGAGGCCGCGGCGATCGTCTCCGCGCTGATCGGCCATTGGAATGATTTCGCCATTATTCTGGCTCTGCTGCTGTTCAATGCCGGGCTCGAATTCTGGCAGGACCGCAAAGCCTCCAACGCATTGGCGGCGCTGAAGAAAGGCCTCGCTCCCGAGGCCACGGTGCTGCGCGATGGCGATTGGAGCGCCGAGCCCGCGGCCGAGCTGGCGCCCGGCGACATTGTGAAGATAAGGCTCGGCGTGGTCGTTCCCACCGATCTGCGGCTGGTCGCCGGCGATTACGCCTCGATCGATCAGGCCGCGCTGACGGGCGAATCTCTACCGGTCGGCAAGAAGGTCGGCGATGTGGCCTATTCCGGCAGCATAGTGAAGCAGGGCGAGATGATCGGCGTCGTCACGGCGACGGGCGGCAACACATTTTTCGGCCGCACGGCGAGCCTCGTCGCCGGCGCCGGCGCGGTGAGCCATGCGCAAAAGGCCATGTTCGAGATCGGCGATTTTCTCATCGTCGTCGCCGTCGCGCTCGCGGTGGTTCTCGTCGCGGTGAAGGTCTTTCGCGATCTCGTCGTCGCCGACGACTGGAGCACGGCGGACGCGCTCTCCATTCTGCAATTCGTGCTGGTGCTGATGGTCGCCTCCATTCCTGTGGCCATGCCGGCTGTGTTCTCGGTGACGATGGCGCTAGGCGCGCTCGCGCTCTCCAAGGAGAAGGCGATCGTCTCCAAGCTCTCGGCGATAGAGGAGATGGCGGGCGTCGATATTCTGTGCTCCGACAAGACCGGCACGCTCACGAAGAATCAGCTGACCTCGAGCGAGCCGATCCTCTTCGATTCCAAGGATGCGCAGGATTGCATTCTCGCCGCCGCGCTCGCCTCCAAGCTCGAGGATCGCGACGCCATAGACACGGCTTGCATCGATGCGCTGAAGGACAAGGATGCGCTCAAAGCCTATTCGATGACCAAATTCACGCCCTTCGATCCGGTGAGCAAGCGCACCCAGGCGATGGTCACGGATCGCCGAGGCAAATCGATCATCGTCTCCAAAGGCGCGCCGCAGGCGATCGTCGATCTCGTCCATCCCGACGCCAGCGTGGCGCAGCGCGTGAAGAGCATTGTCGCCGAGCTCGCCGAGAAGGGCTCGCGCTCGCTGGCCGTGGCGCGCTCGGAGGACGATGGCGCGAGCTTCCGGCTGCTCGGCGTGCTGCCCATGTTCGATCCGCCGCGCGCCGACTCCAAGGCGACCATCGCCGCCGCGCGCGCCAAGGGCGTGGTGGTGAAGATGGTGACGGGCGACGACACGGCGATCGCCATAGAGACGGCGCGTCAGCTCGGCCTCGGCGATCACATCGTCGCGGCCGCCGATATCTTCCCGAAAGATCTCGATCCCAATCATCTCTCCGTCGATGTCGTCGACGCCATCGAGCGGGCGGACGGTTTCGCGCGCGTGTTTCCCGAGCATAAATATGCGATCGTGAAGGCCTTGCAGCAGCGGGGCCATCTCGTCGCCATGACCGGCGACGGCGTCAATGACGCGCCGGCGCTCAAGCAGGCCGATTGCGGAATCGCCGTCTCCGGCGCCACCGACGCCGCCCGCGGCGCCGCGGCGCTGATTCTCACTGCGCCCGGCCTCTCGGTCATCTCCAGCGCCATAGACGAGGCGCGGCGCATCTTCGGACGCATAGAGAGCTACACCACCTATCGTGTGGCGCTGACGATCGACATCATGTTCGTCGTCGTGTTGTCGAGCGTTTTCCTCGGCTTCACGCCGCTCACCGCGGCGATGATCGTCGTCATGTCGCTGCTCGACGACGCGCCGATCATGACCATCGCCTATGACAATACGCCGGTGGAGCCGCGGCCCATACGCTGGCGCATGCCGCGGCTGCTCGCCATAGCGACAATGCTCGGCCTCGTCTGCGTCATCGAATCCTTCGGGCTGCTGCTCATCGGCGTTCGCGCTCTGGCGCATGAGCCGCTGAAAGAGGCCATGCAGCTGTTCACGCCGCAGCAATTGCAGACGATGATGTTCCTGCAGCTGGTCGTCGGCGGCCATCTGCTGCTGCTGGTCGCGCGCACGCGGCGCTGGTTCTTCATGCCGCCTTTTCCGGCGTGGAAGCTTCTCTTCGCGATCGTAGCGACGCAGATTCTCGCCGCCGCCATGTGCTATTTCGGCTGGCTCGTGCCGCCGATCTCGCTGCGGCTCATCGGCATCGTCTGGGCCTATTGCATCGCCTTCATGTTCGTCCTCGGCCTGGTGCGCAAGATCGTGGCGCGCGTCGTGGACCATCGCATGAAACGGCAGGAGAAGAGCGTCGCCACCGTCGAGCGGCCGCTGGCCGGCGGGCTCGTGCTGGCGGCCCAAAAGTCCAATTGA
- a CDS encoding CsbD family protein: MEWNQIQGNWKQATGKIKEKWGDLTDDDLTRIQGKRDQFEGELQKRYGKSKEAVQKDVDEWLKTLH, translated from the coding sequence ATGGAGTGGAACCAGATCCAAGGCAATTGGAAGCAGGCCACGGGCAAGATCAAAGAGAAATGGGGCGACTTGACCGATGACGATCTGACCAGAATCCAGGGCAAGCGCGACCAATTCGAAGGCGAATTGCAGAAACGCTACGGGAAAAGCAAGGAAGCCGTTCAAAAAGACGTGGATGAATGGCTGAAGACGCTCCACTGA
- a CDS encoding MaoC family dehydratase, with protein sequence MSKSKVGNFFEDFSLGQVIRHAAPRTVTAGDVALYTALYLPRFAVQSSAAFAQAIGYREAPIDDILVFHFVLGKTVPDVSLNAIANLGYADFKFLAPVYPGDTLTASSEVIGLKENSNKETGVVYVRSTGKNQRGETVLDYARWVMVKKRDKDAPVGPEVVPTLPKSVAPADLGKAVPAINVAAYDKDLAGSPYFWGDYEVGEKIDHIDGMTVEEAEHQIATRLYQNNSKVHFNQYYEAQGRFGKRIIYGGHVISLARALSFNGLENAFHIAAVNGGRHVNPLFAGGTVFAWSEVLDKAEIPGRSDIGALRLRLVATKDHPPADFPLTTAEGKPHPDVLLDLDYWAVLPR encoded by the coding sequence ATGAGCAAGTCGAAGGTCGGAAATTTTTTCGAGGATTTCTCGCTGGGTCAGGTGATCCGCCACGCCGCGCCGCGCACGGTGACGGCGGGCGACGTCGCGCTCTACACGGCGCTCTATCTGCCGCGCTTCGCCGTCCAATCCTCGGCGGCCTTCGCCCAGGCGATCGGCTATAGGGAAGCGCCGATCGACGATATTCTCGTCTTCCATTTCGTGCTCGGCAAGACCGTGCCGGACGTCTCGCTGAACGCCATCGCCAATCTCGGCTATGCGGATTTCAAATTTCTCGCGCCCGTCTATCCGGGCGACACGCTGACGGCGAGCTCCGAGGTCATCGGCCTCAAGGAGAACTCCAATAAGGAGACCGGCGTCGTCTATGTGCGTTCCACCGGCAAGAATCAGCGCGGCGAGACGGTGCTCGACTACGCCCGCTGGGTGATGGTGAAGAAGCGCGACAAGGACGCCCCCGTCGGGCCGGAGGTCGTGCCGACGCTGCCGAAATCCGTCGCCCCCGCCGATCTCGGCAAGGCCGTGCCGGCGATAAACGTCGCCGCCTATGACAAGGATTTGGCCGGCTCGCCCTATTTCTGGGGCGATTATGAAGTGGGCGAGAAGATCGACCATATCGACGGAATGACCGTGGAGGAGGCCGAGCATCAGATCGCCACGCGCCTCTACCAGAACAATTCCAAGGTCCATTTCAACCAATATTACGAGGCGCAGGGCCGTTTCGGCAAGCGCATCATCTATGGCGGGCATGTGATCTCGCTCGCCCGCGCGCTCTCTTTCAACGGTCTCGAGAACGCCTTTCACATCGCGGCGGTGAATGGCGGGCGCCATGTCAATCCGCTGTTCGCCGGCGGCACCGTCTTCGCTTGGTCGGAAGTGCTGGACAAGGCCGAGATTCCAGGCCGCTCGGATATTGGCGCGTTGCGCCTGCGGCTCGTCGCCACCAAGGACCACCCGCCGGCGGATTTCCCGCTGACGACGGCCGAGGGCAAGCCGCATCCGGACGTGCTGCTCGACCTCGACTATTGGGCGGTTCTGCCGCGCTGA
- a CDS encoding YggT family protein has translation MQYAVANLIFTIIDLYWWVVIAMAVMSWLIAFDVVNTRSRVVYSLWNALNALTEPVLRPIRSVLPSLGGMDISPIILLLALQFLRNLVAGQLGGLG, from the coding sequence ATGCAATATGCCGTAGCCAATCTCATCTTCACGATCATCGATCTCTATTGGTGGGTCGTCATTGCAATGGCGGTCATGTCCTGGCTCATCGCCTTCGATGTGGTGAACACCAGATCGCGTGTCGTCTACTCGCTGTGGAACGCGCTGAACGCGCTGACCGAGCCGGTGCTGCGGCCGATTCGCAGCGTGCTGCCGAGCCTGGGCGGAATGGACATCTCGCCCATCATCCTGCTGCTCGCGCTGCAATTCCTGCGCAATCTCGTCGCCGGCCAGCTCGGCGGCCTAGGCTGA
- a CDS encoding S10 family peptidase, giving the protein MISKAWIALALALCLAGSSSLAAPPAAQKKESEEAADPSQGLPTEVTTTHSMSIRGEKLAFLSRAGAVRLRDAQSGAPRVDVAFVSYERSDVDALARPIAFVFNGGPGAASAWLGLGGISPWRLSLGAGPLSPSAPPVVVDNAESWLPFVDLVFIDPPGTGYSKFLTDNEETRKHFLSAQGDAESLAVVVRKWLATHRRIASPKFLVGESYGGFRAVELAHALRERESIGVEGLVLISPALDFAWLDSPRNLLSLAGRLPSYAAVARDAKQRAELADVEAYASGEFLVDLLKGPRDKEALERLDANVARFTGLESRIVTEEGGRVALKTFLRDRLRASHLVSSAYDGAVTGFDPRPFSRESDWSDPVLDALAAPLGAAMTRVTIEKLQWPIGDARYEILNHKVARDWDFGRGGRANAEAVSTLRDELALDARLKVLVAHGLADLVTPYYASKLILDQLPAFGEPTRVRLVTVPGGHMSYIRDDSRRLLRDEARKTIEGK; this is encoded by the coding sequence ATGATTTCCAAAGCCTGGATTGCGCTCGCGCTGGCGCTGTGTCTCGCCGGCTCCTCGAGCCTCGCCGCGCCGCCCGCGGCGCAGAAAAAGGAGAGCGAGGAGGCGGCTGACCCATCGCAAGGCCTTCCGACCGAGGTCACGACCACTCATTCCATGTCGATTCGCGGAGAGAAGCTGGCCTTCCTCTCCCGCGCTGGCGCGGTGCGGCTGCGCGACGCTCAGAGCGGCGCGCCGCGCGTCGATGTGGCCTTCGTCTCCTATGAACGCTCCGACGTCGATGCGCTGGCCCGGCCTATCGCCTTCGTCTTCAATGGCGGGCCGGGCGCGGCTTCCGCCTGGCTCGGGCTCGGCGGCATCTCGCCCTGGCGCCTGTCGCTGGGCGCGGGGCCGCTGTCGCCCTCCGCGCCGCCCGTCGTCGTGGACAATGCGGAGAGCTGGCTGCCTTTCGTCGATCTCGTCTTCATCGATCCGCCGGGCACCGGCTACAGCAAATTCCTCACCGACAATGAGGAGACGCGAAAGCATTTCCTCTCCGCGCAGGGCGACGCCGAGTCGCTCGCGGTCGTGGTGCGCAAATGGCTGGCGACGCATCGGCGCATCGCTTCGCCGAAGTTTCTGGTCGGCGAGAGCTATGGCGGTTTTCGCGCCGTCGAGCTCGCCCATGCGCTGCGCGAGCGCGAGAGCATAGGCGTCGAAGGTCTGGTGCTGATCTCGCCGGCGCTGGATTTCGCCTGGCTGGACAGCCCGCGCAATCTTCTGTCGCTGGCGGGCCGCCTGCCGTCCTATGCGGCGGTGGCGCGCGACGCCAAGCAGCGCGCCGAGCTCGCCGATGTGGAGGCCTACGCCTCCGGCGAATTTCTCGTCGATCTGCTCAAAGGCCCGCGCGACAAGGAGGCTCTGGAGCGTCTCGACGCCAATGTCGCGCGCTTCACCGGGCTCGAATCCCGCATCGTTACGGAGGAGGGCGGCCGCGTTGCGCTGAAGACCTTTCTGCGCGATCGTCTGCGCGCCTCGCATCTCGTCTCCAGCGCCTATGACGGCGCGGTGACGGGCTTCGATCCGCGGCCTTTCTCGCGCGAGAGCGATTGGTCCGATCCTGTGCTCGACGCGCTCGCCGCGCCGCTCGGCGCCGCCATGACGCGGGTCACGATCGAGAAATTGCAATGGCCGATCGGCGATGCGCGTTATGAGATTCTCAACCACAAGGTCGCGCGCGACTGGGACTTCGGCCGCGGCGGCCGCGCCAATGCGGAGGCGGTCTCGACATTGCGCGACGAGCTCGCTCTCGACGCGCGTCTGAAGGTGCTCGTCGCCCATGGGCTCGCCGATCTGGTGACGCCTTATTATGCGAGCAAGCTGATCCTCGATCAGCTGCCCGCCTTCGGCGAGCCGACCCGCGTGCGGCTCGTGACCGTGCCCGGCGGACATATGTCCTATATCCGCGACGATTCCCGCCGTCTGCTGCGCGACGAGGCGCGCAAGACGATCGAAGGAAAATAA